One genomic region from Pseudoduganella lutea encodes:
- a CDS encoding NAD(P)-dependent oxidoreductase, which produces MLDSLNYIPHPSSTNSELATHFTDLAPPLNARQAAIEAARCLYCYDAPCTRICPSDIDVASFIRNIHDRNVDGAALGILKQNIFGGSCARVCPTEILCEDACVRNHDAEGQPVKIALLQRYATDNMSFTEHPFQRAKGTGRKIAVVGAGPAGLSCAHRLAMLGNDVVVFEAQEKAGGLNEYGIAKYKLTNDFAQREVDFLMGIGGIEIRLGQKLGDNLHLKDLHANYDAVFLGLGLGASRQLGLTGEDAPGLLAAVDYIAELRQADDLAALPVPKRVIVIGAGNTAIDMAVQIQRLGAEEVTLVYRRGFEAMSATHHEQEIAKANQVRMRTWAQPRQVLLDAAGRVQGMRFEKTRMEGNRLVGTGETFEIAADAVFKAIGQTMDDAALADPLATLLKRDGDRIHVDEHFRTVLPGIYAGGDCVAPGQDLTVQAVQHGKLAAMAIHAELQSTLEAA; this is translated from the coding sequence ATGCTCGACTCACTCAACTACATTCCCCACCCCAGCTCGACGAACAGCGAGCTGGCCACCCACTTCACCGACCTCGCGCCACCACTCAACGCCCGCCAGGCGGCGATCGAAGCGGCCCGCTGCCTGTACTGCTACGACGCGCCGTGCACGCGCATCTGCCCGTCGGACATCGACGTGGCGAGCTTCATCCGCAACATCCATGACCGCAACGTCGACGGCGCCGCGCTCGGCATCCTGAAGCAGAACATCTTCGGCGGCAGCTGCGCGCGCGTCTGCCCCACGGAGATCCTGTGCGAGGACGCCTGCGTGCGCAACCATGACGCCGAAGGCCAGCCGGTGAAGATCGCGCTGCTGCAGCGCTACGCCACCGACAACATGAGCTTCACGGAACACCCGTTCCAGCGCGCGAAAGGCACGGGCCGCAAGATCGCCGTTGTCGGCGCCGGCCCCGCGGGCCTGTCGTGCGCCCACCGCCTGGCCATGCTGGGCAACGACGTCGTCGTGTTCGAGGCCCAGGAAAAGGCCGGTGGCCTGAACGAGTACGGGATCGCGAAGTACAAGCTCACCAACGATTTCGCCCAGCGTGAAGTCGACTTCCTGATGGGCATCGGCGGCATCGAGATCCGCCTCGGCCAGAAGCTGGGCGATAACCTGCACCTGAAGGACCTGCATGCGAACTACGATGCCGTGTTCCTCGGCCTGGGCCTGGGTGCGAGCCGCCAGCTGGGCCTGACGGGCGAGGATGCGCCGGGCTTGCTGGCCGCGGTCGACTACATCGCCGAGCTGCGCCAGGCCGACGACCTTGCCGCCTTGCCGGTGCCGAAGCGCGTGATCGTGATCGGCGCGGGCAATACCGCGATCGACATGGCCGTGCAGATCCAGCGGCTGGGCGCCGAGGAGGTGACGCTGGTGTACCGCCGCGGCTTCGAGGCGATGAGCGCCACGCACCATGAACAGGAGATCGCCAAGGCCAACCAGGTGCGCATGCGCACATGGGCCCAGCCGCGGCAGGTGCTGCTCGACGCGGCGGGCCGCGTGCAGGGCATGCGCTTCGAGAAGACGCGCATGGAAGGCAACCGCCTCGTGGGCACCGGCGAAACGTTCGAGATCGCCGCCGATGCCGTGTTCAAGGCGATCGGCCAGACGATGGACGATGCCGCGCTGGCCGATCCGCTGGCCACGCTGCTCAAGCGCGACGGCGACCGCATCCACGTCGACGAACACTTCCGCACCGTGCTGCCGGGGATCTATGCCGGCGGCGACTGCGTGGCACCGGGGCAGGACCTGACCGTGCAGGCGGTCCAGCACGGCAAGCTGGCGGCCATGGCGATCCACGCCGAACTTCAATCGACCCTGGAGGCAGCATAA
- the preA gene encoding NAD-dependent dihydropyrimidine dehydrogenase subunit PreA, which translates to MSHEYSNLAIDFCGIKSPNPFWLASAPPTDKAYNVIRAFEAGWGGVVWKTLGEDPPAVNVSSRYSAIYGKNREVIGFNNIELITDRSLDINLREITAVKEAWPDRAIVVSLMLPCEEHYWADILPKVEATGADGIELNFGCPHGMPERGMGAAVGQVPEYVGMVTAWCKKHSRLPVIVKLTPNITDIRHPARAAKAGGADAVSLINTINSITSIDLDRMVALPTVGGASTHGGYCGTAVKPIALNMVAEIARDPETRGLPISGIGGINNWRDAAEFIALGSGCVQVCTAAMLHGFRIVEEMKDGLSRWMDAKGYRTIEEFRGRAVPNTTDWKYLDMNFKTIAHISQADCIGCGKCHVACEDTSHQAVARLVDEATGKRTYEVIDSECVGCNLCEITCPVQGCITMVPQQTGKAYMNWTQDPRNPRAEQVPTAA; encoded by the coding sequence ATGAGCCACGAATACAGCAACCTGGCCATCGACTTCTGCGGCATCAAGTCGCCGAACCCGTTCTGGCTGGCCTCGGCACCGCCCACCGACAAGGCCTACAACGTCATCCGCGCCTTCGAGGCGGGGTGGGGCGGCGTGGTGTGGAAAACGCTGGGCGAGGACCCGCCGGCCGTCAACGTGTCGTCGCGCTACTCGGCCATCTATGGCAAGAACCGAGAAGTCATCGGCTTCAACAACATCGAGCTGATCACCGACCGCTCGCTGGACATCAACCTGCGCGAGATCACCGCCGTCAAGGAAGCGTGGCCGGACCGGGCGATCGTCGTGTCGCTGATGCTGCCCTGCGAGGAGCACTACTGGGCCGACATCCTGCCGAAGGTCGAAGCGACGGGCGCGGACGGCATCGAGCTCAATTTCGGCTGCCCGCACGGCATGCCGGAGCGGGGCATGGGCGCGGCCGTCGGCCAGGTGCCGGAATACGTGGGCATGGTCACCGCCTGGTGCAAGAAGCACAGCAGGCTGCCGGTGATCGTCAAGCTCACGCCGAACATCACCGACATCCGCCACCCGGCACGCGCGGCGAAGGCCGGCGGCGCCGACGCGGTCTCGCTGATCAACACGATCAACTCGATCACGTCGATCGACCTGGACCGGATGGTGGCGCTGCCCACGGTCGGCGGCGCGAGCACGCACGGCGGGTACTGCGGCACCGCCGTGAAGCCGATCGCGCTGAACATGGTGGCCGAGATCGCGCGCGATCCGGAAACGCGCGGCCTGCCGATCTCCGGCATCGGCGGCATCAACAACTGGCGCGACGCCGCCGAGTTCATCGCGCTGGGATCCGGTTGCGTGCAGGTGTGCACGGCGGCGATGCTGCACGGTTTCCGCATCGTCGAGGAAATGAAGGATGGCCTGTCGCGCTGGATGGACGCCAAGGGCTACCGCACCATCGAGGAGTTCCGGGGCCGCGCGGTGCCGAACACCACCGACTGGAAATACCTCGACATGAACTTCAAGACGATCGCGCACATCAGCCAGGCCGACTGCATCGGTTGCGGAAAGTGCCACGTGGCGTGCGAGGATACGTCGCACCAGGCCGTGGCCCGGCTGGTGGACGAGGCGACGGGCAAGCGCACGTATGAAGTCATCGACAGCGAATGCGTGGGTTGCAACCTGTGCGAGATCACGTGCCCCGTGCAGGGCTGCATCACGATGGTGCCGCAGCAGACCGGCAAGGCCTACATGAACTGGACGCAGGATCCGCGCAATCCGCGGGCGGAGCAGGTGCCGACCGCTGCGTGA
- a CDS encoding CoA-acylating methylmalonate-semialdehyde dehydrogenase, which yields MSDIDTITHYINGAKADTRSGRYADVFNPALGEPVARVALGTPDEVDAAVQAAHAAFPAWADTPPLARARVLAKYLQLCQQHTEEFAAMLTREHGKTLADARGEVARGIEVVEFALGIPQLLKGEFTDQISRGIDAWSMRQPLGVVAGITPFNFPVMVPMWMFPVALACGNTFILKPSERDPSPSLLHAELLKKAGLPDGVFNVVQGDKLVVDALLEHPHVQAISFVGSTPIAEYIYAKGSASGKRVQALGGAKNHMVVMPDADMDMAVDALMGAAYGSAGERCMAISVVVAIGDAGDALVSALERRTAALKVRDGAAHDAEMGPVVTLAAKQRIERLIGEGVEQGAKLVVDGRNYRVAERPNGFFVGGTLFDHVTPDMTIYKEEIFGPVLCVMRLPDVGSAVDLINRNEYGNGVAVFTRDGGVAREFVRQIQVGMVGVNVPLPVPMAFNSFGGWKRSMFGDHHAYGPEGVRFYTRHKAVMQRWPNTATAGAEFAFPQMK from the coding sequence ATGAGCGACATCGACACCATCACCCATTACATCAACGGCGCGAAGGCGGACACGCGCAGCGGCCGCTACGCCGACGTCTTCAATCCCGCGCTCGGCGAACCGGTTGCCCGCGTGGCGCTCGGCACGCCGGACGAAGTGGACGCCGCCGTGCAGGCCGCGCACGCCGCGTTTCCCGCGTGGGCCGACACGCCACCGCTGGCCCGCGCCCGCGTGCTGGCGAAATACCTGCAGCTGTGCCAGCAGCACACCGAGGAATTCGCGGCGATGCTGACGCGCGAACACGGCAAGACGCTGGCCGATGCGCGTGGCGAGGTGGCGCGCGGCATCGAGGTCGTCGAGTTCGCGCTCGGCATTCCACAACTGCTGAAGGGCGAATTCACGGACCAGATTTCGCGCGGCATCGACGCCTGGTCGATGCGCCAGCCGCTCGGCGTCGTGGCCGGCATCACGCCGTTCAACTTCCCCGTGATGGTGCCGATGTGGATGTTCCCGGTGGCCCTCGCCTGCGGCAACACCTTCATCCTCAAGCCTTCCGAGCGCGATCCCTCGCCATCGCTGCTGCATGCGGAGCTGCTGAAGAAGGCGGGCCTGCCGGACGGCGTGTTCAATGTCGTGCAGGGCGACAAGCTCGTCGTCGATGCGCTGCTGGAGCACCCGCACGTGCAGGCGATCAGCTTCGTCGGCTCCACGCCGATCGCCGAGTACATCTACGCGAAAGGCAGCGCGAGCGGCAAGCGCGTGCAGGCACTGGGCGGCGCGAAGAACCACATGGTGGTGATGCCCGATGCCGACATGGACATGGCCGTCGACGCGCTGATGGGCGCGGCATATGGTTCGGCCGGCGAGCGCTGCATGGCGATCTCCGTGGTCGTGGCGATCGGCGATGCGGGCGACGCGCTGGTGAGCGCACTGGAACGGCGCACGGCCGCACTGAAAGTACGCGACGGTGCGGCGCACGATGCCGAAATGGGGCCCGTCGTCACACTCGCCGCCAAGCAGCGCATCGAGCGCCTGATCGGCGAAGGCGTAGAACAGGGCGCGAAGCTCGTCGTCGATGGCCGCAACTACCGGGTGGCGGAACGGCCGAACGGCTTCTTTGTCGGCGGCACGCTGTTCGACCACGTCACGCCGGACATGACGATCTACAAGGAGGAAATCTTCGGCCCCGTGCTGTGCGTGATGCGCTTGCCGGACGTGGGCAGCGCCGTGGACCTCATCAACCGCAATGAATACGGCAACGGCGTGGCCGTGTTCACGCGCGATGGCGGCGTGGCCCGCGAATTCGTGCGCCAGATCCAGGTGGGCATGGTGGGCGTGAATGTGCCGCTGCCGGTGCCGATGGCATTCAACAGTTTCGGCGGCTGGAAGCGCAGCATGTTCGGCGACCACCATGCGTATGGCCCGGAAGGCGTGCGGTTCTACACGCGGCACAAGGCCGTGATGCAGCGGTGGCCCAACACGGCCACGGCTGGCGCGGAATTTGCATTCCCACAGATGAAGTAA